AGTTCCCCCGTTAGCATTTCGTAAAAGACAACCCCCAGCGAATAGATGTCCGCTCGACCGTCGACGTTACGCGAACCTTGCAATTGCTCGGGTGCCATGTACCGCAGCGTGCCCATTACCTGATGCGTACCTGTCAGCACGGTCGACTGGGCCTCGTTGCCCAGGATCCGTGATAGACCGAAGTCAGCGATCTTCACTGAACCGTCGGTGGCAATCAGGATGTTGTCGGGTTTGATATCGCGGTGAACAACGCCTTTGTCGTGTGCGTACTGCAGCGCATCGCAGAGGTGTGGCACAATGGCCAATGCGTGCTCTGGGGCCAATTGGCCAGCTTTCACAACATCGCGCAGAGTCGAACCATCGACAAATTCCATGAGGAAGTAATAGGTGTCGTCCACCTTGCCGAATTCATGGACCGACACGATGTTGGGGTGATTGAGTTTGGCGAGGGTGCGAGCTTCCCGCGTGAAACGCAATGCGAATTTCACATCGTGACCAAATTCTTCTGGCAGAATCTTTAGCGCCACCAACCGGTCCAGACCTGATTGACGAGCCTTGTAAACGGCCCCCATGCCTCCAGCTCCCAGCAGGTCGATGATCTCCAGAGAGGGGAAGAGTTGGGCCAGATGCTCGACCGTCGGCGGTACGAAGGCACCAGCCCGCTTCTCGTCATCGTTCAGCGCGTCGTTAATGGCCTCGGAGTGATCAGGAAACCGGTCCAGATACTCCTGCTTCGTCGGCGTGTCGCCGCGTCGTTGACGATAATCAACTTCCAAGACGACAAGTTCGGCCAGAAGCACATCTCGTTCAACGTCGGCCATGTCCTCGACAAGCACAGACTCGATGGTTGGAGGCTCGTTGGACTGCCATTTGTTTTCAAAGGCAGCGCACAGATCGTCAATCCGTTCCAAAGCTGCGATCGGGAGTTTCTGGTGGCGAACGCTCATGGTTTTCAATGAATTCCTGCTGATACTTTTCTCGGATCAGGTGCAGACGACGCTCAATCGTCCGCTCGGAGCACTCAAAACGCCGGGCAAGTTCCGCGTTTGAATATCCCTCTAACTTAGCAACCGCCAATTCCTGAAGGTGCCCGACACCGAAATGAGAAAAAAATTGTTCGACCGATTCCTGCATCATGAGCACCATTTCCGGGGATGGCTCGTTCCCGATGACTTCGATGACTGTTTCATCGCTCCCACCGAGCGAATGAATCTCGACGTTTCCGCCGCGACGTTGTCGTCGATCATGCCGACGCTTGTCGATCACTTTCCTCGCTGACATCTGCAGCAATAGCCGCCACAGGCCGTCGCGATCCGATAAATCCGGAAATCGACCCTGCTCGGCCGCAGCGTAGAAACTGTCGAACACGCTCAGCACGATATCCTCTTCGTCCGAGACAGCACGATTCTGACCCCTGAGACGTTGTCGCACAGATCGTACCAACCGGTCGAAGTAGTGGTGCCAGATCCGATTTGCGGCGGCAGGATCACCATACTTGACCAGATCGATCCAGTGAGTGACGTCATTCGTGTCCGACATGCCAAAAACTTGCAG
The sequence above is drawn from the Thalassoglobus sp. JC818 genome and encodes:
- a CDS encoding serine/threonine-protein kinase, yielding MSVRHQKLPIAALERIDDLCAAFENKWQSNEPPTIESVLVEDMADVERDVLLAELVVLEVDYRQRRGDTPTKQEYLDRFPDHSEAINDALNDDEKRAGAFVPPTVEHLAQLFPSLEIIDLLGAGGMGAVYKARQSGLDRLVALKILPEEFGHDVKFALRFTREARTLAKLNHPNIVSVHEFGKVDDTYYFLMEFVDGSTLRDVVKAGQLAPEHALAIVPHLCDALQYAHDKGVVHRDIKPDNILIATDGSVKIADFGLSRILGNEAQSTVLTGTHQVMGTLRYMAPEQLQGSRNVDGRADIYSLGVVFYEMLTGELPIGRFEAPSKRVEIDVRLDEVVLRTLETEPQRRYQQASEIKSDVQVITSTRNPAFEKTVVTDAQPREDQTTTSASLAQQELAGRMLLTRRQLMERVENSLRPLFRGQMLQVLVGIALIVLGVWCWARNTHIPHRVVNGLILHVYGVLVISQSLLVVTRIKRIDYSKSVVDIRNKLDSLRSGYLRAGILIGFVWWLMWIPVCVAVGFDGVLHPYSLIPSLVIGIIGFAVSVWWFWHMLKSSNPSAESWRRKLSGESIASAYLALDEIENAQIR
- a CDS encoding ECF-type sigma factor, which produces MSDTNDVTHWIDLVKYGDPAAANRIWHHYFDRLVRSVRQRLRGQNRAVSDEEDIVLSVFDSFYAAAEQGRFPDLSDRDGLWRLLLQMSARKVIDKRRHDRRQRRGGNVEIHSLGGSDETVIEVIGNEPSPEMVLMMQESVEQFFSHFGVGHLQELAVAKLEGYSNAELARRFECSERTIERRLHLIREKYQQEFIENHERSPPETPDRSFGTD